Proteins encoded within one genomic window of Glycine soja cultivar W05 chromosome 1, ASM419377v2, whole genome shotgun sequence:
- the LOC114367462 gene encoding uncharacterized protein At2g34160-like: MEMTRVNAKSNNSNAKTNGVKEKAKKIVRIQVSKTKKPFFFYLNLAKKYIKQGNDVELSALGMAIPTVVIISEILKSNGWAFEKNITTSTVAAKEDKEGREIPKAKLGVLLGKAGDMDQSTVDASLGKNADD; this comes from the exons ATGGAGATGACGAGGGTGAATGCTAAGAGCAATAACTCCAACGCCAAGACTAATGGCGTGAAAGAGAAAGCCAAGAAGATAGTCCGAATTCAGGTTTCCAAAACCAAGAAACCTTTCTTCTTCTACCTCAATCTCGCTAAG AAATACATAAAACAGGGCAATGACGTCGAGCTCTCTGCATTGGGCATGG CTATTCCAACTGTTGTAATCATCTCTGAGATTTTGAAAAGCAACGGGTGGGCATTTGAGAAAA ATATTACGACATCCACTGTAGCTGCCAAGGAAGACAAGGAAGGTCGAGAGATTCCAAAGGCTAAG CTTGGGGTTTTGCTGGGAAAGGCTGGGGATATGGATCAAAGTACTGTTGATGCATCGTTGGGGAAGAATGCTGATGACTGA
- the LOC114367452 gene encoding stAR-related lipid transfer protein 7, mitochondrial-like, translated as MEDSFFDVVEFLKKPSLTETFVDILLCAVPIWLAVMIGLVIGWSWRPRWTGLVFLGLRSKFRFLWTAPPGFGARRLWLAFTALSAFTYWFNFKGKTKAKTQDPSPSQSDTADSNAISLTARSGDMAEEREQDTVTQADLEHFLHLLEGKDEMMDWQSFMERSTPNMQYKAWRHDPETGPTVYCSRTVFDDATPELVRDFFWDDDFRPKWDAMLAYCKVLEECPHNGTMISHWIKKFPFFCSDREYIIARRIWQAGNTYYCVTKGVPYPSLPKRDKPRRVELYFSSWVIKPVESRKGDGQMSACEVTLLHYEDMGIPKDVAKLGVRHGMWGAVKKLHSGMRAYQNARKTEASLSRCALMASKTTKISSDTNMHSSEPASGMEDRVQAMSNTAQKGNGIDWKWVAVGGTVALVLGLHTSAVGRALLLGAGHRIARR; from the exons ATGGAGGATTCTTTCTTCGACGTGGTTGAGTTTCTGAAGAAACCCTCGTTAACGGAGACATTCGTCGACATTTTGCTATGCGCGGTTCCGATTTGGCTGGCCGTGATGATCGGCCTGGTGATCGGTTGGTCGTGGCGGCCGCGCTGGACGGGGCTCGTCTTCCTCGGCCTCCGCAGCAAGTTCAGATTCCTCTGGACGGCGCCGCCGGGCTTCGGCGCCCGCCGCCTCTGGCTCGCCTTCACCGCCCTCTCCGCCTTCACCTATTGGTTCAATTTCAAAGGCAAGACCAAGGCCAAAACTCAAGATCCCTCGCCTTCGCAATCCGATACTGCCGACTCCAACGCCATCTCACTCACTGCTCG GTCCGGTGATATGGCTGAGGAGAGGGAGCAGGACACTGTTACACAGGCCGATTTGGAacattttcttcatcttcttgAAGGGAAGGATGAAATGATGGACTGGCAGAGTTTTATGGAAAGGTCAACACCAAACATGCAATACAAAGCTTGGCGTCACGATCCTGAG ACAGGTCCTACTGTTTACTGTAGTAGAACTGTCTTCGATGATGCAACTCCAGAGTTGGTGAGGGATTTCTTCTGGGATGATGACTTTCGTCCTAAATGGGATGCTATGCTTGCATACTGCAAAGTATTGGAGGAATGCCCTCATAATGGGACAATGATTTCTCACTGGATTAAAAAG TTCCCCTTTTTTTGTAGCGATAGAGAATACATCATTGCTCGAAGAATATGGCAAGCTGGAAACACATACTATTGTGTGACGAAG GGAGTACCCTATCCAAGTTTGCCAAAACGGGATAAGCCCAGACGTGTGGAGCTCTATTTTTCTAGTTGGGTAATCAAACCTG TGGAATCTCGCAAAGGAGATGGTCAGATGTCTGCATGTGAGGTTACCCTGCTACATTATGAAGACATGGGGATTCCCAAAGATGTTGCGAAGTTGGGAGTCCGGCATGGAATGTGGGGAGCTGTCAAAAAATTGCATTCTGGAATGAGAGCTTACCAGAATGCTAGGAAAACAGAGGCTTCTTTATCAAGATGTGCATTGATGGCAAGTAAAACAACCAAGATTTCTTCTGACACAAACATGCATTCCTCAGAGCCTGCGTCTGGCATGGAAGATAGGGTGCAAGCCATGAGTAATACCGCACAAAAGGGTAATGGCATAGACTGGAAGTGGGTGGCTGTAGGTGGCACTGTTGCTCTGGTTTTGGGTCTTCATACTAGTGCTGTGGGGAGGGCGTTATTGTTGGGAGCAGGGCACAGAATTGCACGGAGGTGA